In Planctomycetia bacterium, one DNA window encodes the following:
- a CDS encoding extracellular solute-binding protein — translation MMEPIARWARRITAAAAVAVLIGSFGWMGWRRVSAARSQDDRIAIKVLHWGEKTEDDIVRRLVADFEAQPENAGIRIVRINLGQAAAVRTKLQTMFAAGEPPDVFYLGLENVSDLAMKHALVDMEELIEADRAAGRETVNLDAFFPSVVRCFRVNEETGAVGDGKLVGLPKDFTTVGFYYNRDLFRRAGVAEPPATGWTWEQFHAAAKKIGELPDCYGADFVSWEQMVRIYLWTHGHDFTSPGWTAPYSFKHPELQAAIQQLQDWFNDGRTLLSAKTQMETLQDPFLSGNVGMAGPFGRWKVPAYRQIRGFDWDLAPLPHVEGKPKRNGVFTVAWGISSATKHKEESWRFVKYLMSRRGQQLMTQAGLAVSVLREVAEESLKSEGPTRPRNARLFLDAADDALPTDFPAIPQFQQLLRVRLEEIFKIGRPVKPTLARLDSEWQALDKQYEVGVGGRPMPWGRLLSIWMWPVGAMLVAGAMLWWRGRPRGGELREERAGLMMSSPWIIGFIAFTAFPIVLSAALAFTRWSSLTTLDRAEFIGWENFVNLWRDDATFGIALRKTAWYALLAVPSSQLVALAAAMLLNREHWSVGIFRSIWYLPGVLAGVGMAVMWKWVFHHEHGLLKALLDPVLPGGMTTPAFFEKDAEAWGVPVFALINLWGIGGTMMIYLAGLKGIPKDLYEAASIDGALGWRRFRHVTLPMLSPVIFFNGIMAIIASFQVFTQAHVMTGGGPGDATRFYVVYLYNQAFDFHEMGYASAMAWLLLLIVLALTFALMWGTKRFVHYEGLKA, via the coding sequence GTGATGGAACCAATCGCACGATGGGCGCGGAGGATCACTGCGGCGGCGGCGGTTGCCGTGCTGATCGGCTCGTTCGGCTGGATGGGCTGGCGGCGCGTCAGCGCTGCGCGATCGCAGGACGATCGCATCGCGATCAAAGTTCTGCACTGGGGTGAAAAGACAGAAGACGATATCGTCCGCCGGCTGGTGGCGGATTTCGAAGCGCAGCCCGAGAACGCCGGTATCCGCATCGTGCGCATCAACCTCGGGCAGGCGGCGGCGGTTCGGACCAAGTTGCAGACCATGTTCGCCGCGGGTGAGCCGCCCGATGTGTTCTACCTCGGACTGGAGAACGTCTCCGACCTCGCCATGAAGCACGCGCTGGTGGACATGGAGGAATTGATCGAGGCCGATCGCGCTGCCGGGCGCGAGACGGTGAACCTCGACGCGTTTTTCCCGTCGGTCGTGCGGTGCTTTCGCGTGAACGAGGAAACGGGGGCCGTCGGTGACGGCAAGCTGGTCGGCCTGCCCAAGGATTTCACCACCGTCGGCTTTTATTACAACCGCGATCTGTTTCGCCGCGCGGGCGTGGCCGAGCCGCCGGCGACCGGCTGGACGTGGGAGCAGTTCCACGCCGCGGCGAAGAAGATCGGCGAGCTGCCCGATTGCTACGGCGCGGATTTCGTCTCGTGGGAGCAGATGGTGCGCATCTACCTCTGGACGCACGGGCATGATTTCACGTCGCCCGGCTGGACCGCGCCGTATTCGTTCAAGCATCCCGAACTTCAAGCGGCCATTCAGCAGTTGCAGGATTGGTTCAACGACGGCCGCACGCTGCTGTCGGCCAAGACGCAGATGGAGACGCTTCAGGATCCGTTCCTCTCGGGGAACGTCGGCATGGCTGGGCCGTTCGGTCGCTGGAAGGTTCCGGCGTATCGCCAGATTCGCGGGTTCGACTGGGATCTCGCGCCGCTGCCGCATGTGGAGGGCAAGCCGAAGCGGAACGGCGTGTTCACGGTCGCATGGGGCATCTCGAGCGCGACGAAGCACAAGGAAGAGTCGTGGCGATTCGTGAAGTACCTGATGAGCCGCCGCGGGCAACAGTTGATGACGCAGGCGGGTCTGGCGGTTTCGGTGCTGCGTGAGGTCGCCGAGGAATCGCTGAAGAGCGAAGGGCCGACGCGTCCTCGCAACGCGCGGCTGTTTCTTGACGCGGCCGACGACGCGCTGCCGACGGACTTTCCGGCGATTCCACAGTTTCAGCAGTTGCTGCGGGTGCGGCTGGAGGAGATTTTCAAGATCGGCCGGCCGGTGAAGCCGACGCTGGCGCGGCTCGATTCGGAATGGCAGGCGCTGGACAAGCAGTACGAAGTCGGCGTGGGCGGTCGTCCGATGCCGTGGGGCCGCCTGCTGTCCATCTGGATGTGGCCGGTTGGCGCGATGCTCGTGGCCGGCGCGATGCTCTGGTGGCGCGGTCGGCCTCGCGGCGGCGAGCTGCGCGAGGAGCGCGCTGGGTTGATGATGAGTTCGCCGTGGATCATCGGGTTCATCGCGTTCACGGCGTTTCCGATCGTGTTGTCGGCGGCGCTGGCGTTCACGCGATGGAGTTCGCTGACGACGCTGGACCGGGCGGAGTTCATCGGCTGGGAGAATTTTGTCAATCTGTGGCGGGACGACGCGACGTTCGGCATCGCGTTGCGCAAGACGGCGTGGTATGCGCTGCTGGCCGTGCCGAGCAGCCAGCTCGTGGCGTTGGCGGCGGCGATGCTCCTGAATCGCGAACATTGGTCGGTCGGCATTTTTCGGTCGATCTGGTATCTGCCTGGCGTGCTGGCGGGCGTAGGGATGGCGGTGATGTGGAAGTGGGTGTTCCACCACGAGCACGGATTGCTCAAGGCGTTGCTGGACCCGGTGCTGCCGGGTGGAATGACGACGCCCGCATTTTTTGAGAAGGACGCCGAGGCGTGGGGCGTGCCGGTCTTCGCGCTGATCAACCTGTGGGGCATCGGCGGTACGATGATGATTTACCTCGCCGGGTTGAAGGGCATTCCGAAGGATTTGTACGAGGCCGCGTCGATCGACGGCGCGTTGGGCTGGCGGCGGTTTCGACATGTGACGCTGCCGATGCTCAGCCCGGTGATATTTTTCAACGGGATCATGGCGATCATCGCGTCGTTTCAGGTGTTCACGCAGGCGCACGTCATGACCGGCGGCGGCCCCGGCGATGCGACGCGATTCTACGTCGTCTATTTGTACAACCAGGCGTTTGATTTTCACGAAATGGGCTATGCCTCGGCGATGGCGTGGCTGCTGCTGCTCATCGTGCTGGCGTTGACGTTCGCCCTGATGTGGGGCACGAAGCGATTCGTCCACTACGAAGGATTGAAGGCGTAA
- a CDS encoding carbohydrate ABC transporter permease — protein sequence MFKPLRQSTALVVLLIGSVVMLFPFWWMLVTSLSRAEEAGASASVSGFRWWPSDPQWSNYPDALARMGSKPWYGFLDALSNTVVVTSLSVVGQVLSCSLVGYALARVRFRGRGAMFLVMIATMMLPAQVTMIPLFILFRWFGWVDTILPLVVPTFFGTAYFIFMFRQFFAQIPEALLEAARIDGCGHLRVWWQIMLPLCKPVMAITAIFTFIGVWNDFLGPLIYLQSEDRMTLAVALNSFQNQYGDFREAHYLMAASIVTMVPCIVLFFVAQRQFVAGLILGGVKE from the coding sequence ATGTTCAAACCGTTGCGACAATCCACCGCCCTGGTCGTGCTGCTGATCGGCAGCGTCGTGATGCTTTTCCCGTTCTGGTGGATGCTGGTGACGAGCCTGTCGCGCGCGGAGGAGGCCGGCGCGTCGGCGTCGGTCAGCGGGTTTCGCTGGTGGCCCAGCGATCCGCAATGGAGCAACTACCCCGACGCGCTGGCGCGCATGGGCAGCAAGCCGTGGTACGGGTTTCTTGACGCGTTGAGCAACACGGTCGTGGTCACGTCGTTGAGCGTCGTCGGGCAGGTGCTTTCGTGCAGCCTTGTGGGCTATGCGCTGGCGCGGGTGCGCTTTCGCGGGCGCGGCGCGATGTTCCTCGTGATGATCGCCACGATGATGTTGCCGGCGCAGGTGACGATGATCCCGCTGTTCATCCTGTTCCGCTGGTTCGGCTGGGTGGACACGATCCTGCCGCTGGTGGTTCCGACGTTCTTCGGCACGGCGTATTTCATCTTCATGTTCCGCCAGTTCTTCGCGCAGATTCCCGAGGCGCTGCTGGAGGCGGCGCGGATCGACGGCTGCGGGCACCTGCGCGTCTGGTGGCAGATCATGCTGCCGTTGTGCAAGCCGGTGATGGCGATCACGGCGATCTTCACCTTCATCGGCGTGTGGAACGATTTCCTCGGCCCGCTGATTTATCTGCAAAGCGAGGATCGCATGACGCTGGCCGTCGCGCTGAACTCGTTTCAGAACCAGTACGGGGATTTTCGCGAGGCGCATTACCTGATGGCGGCGAGCATCGTGACGATGGTCCCGTGCATCGTGTTGTTCTTTGTGGCGCAGCGGCAGTTCGTGGCCGGGCTGATCCTGGGCGGGGTGAAGGAGTGA
- a CDS encoding DUF4968 domain-containing protein, giving the protein MTTTRYGGLPAAITVRERSGWQSLGNITSYRTEDDALIIECGEARVCLSVEREDMIRVRLAPRGRFRRDFSWAVQPDAVTRVPFGLEEHDEHLEMVTDQLRVRIARRPCRISFHTNEGDLIAADDASKGMAWDGPEIRCWKALHGDDHFFGLGEKGPPLDKRNGAIVNWNHDAAEHEPYTDPLYQTHPFVIVLSRGQAHGLFFDNTYRTFFDLGKTSRTAWSFGADGGELDYYFIPGPTPCEVVRRYGRLVGTAPLPPMWALGYQQCRWSYESAKRVQRIAKEFRLRKIPCDTIYLDIDYMDGYRCFTWDPKRFANPSALLAGLARHGYKTVVIIDPGIKAERGYSVFESGAAGDHFCRDADGHVYVGKVWPGESVFPDYTREATRRWWGDLYKSLIADGVTGFWNDMNEPADFTHGDGTIPLTVRFDNEGEPTDHREAHNVYGMQMARATFEGMQRLRRGERPFVLTRAGYAGVQRYAAVWTGDNASTWDHLRMSIPMLLSMSVSGVTFCGADVGGFRAYPSPELYTRWLQLGIFYPLCRTHTAGGAEQDPWSFGRRHERINRSAIELRYALLPYLYSEMQYTTKSGAPLLRPVFLDYPEMVDVHKIEHEFLFGRQLYVAPVVHEGAKERKFRLPPGEWYGFDDGARRTGDAEHKIAVDLETIPMFARAGAIIPMRRPVQFVDDKPLAELILSVFPGRGRGCFYNDDGRTYDYQKGRYLLDEYETFSEQDAMVLKLVRRTGRDAFAPKTVLVKFNGMLKPPAAVELTGRELPECKDTRRFERAADTWRYDKKSRALWVRLKRFNPGDALAVIRKV; this is encoded by the coding sequence ATGACCACAACGCGTTACGGCGGCCTACCGGCGGCGATCACGGTGCGCGAGCGCAGCGGCTGGCAATCGCTGGGCAACATCACGTCGTACCGCACCGAGGACGACGCGCTGATCATCGAGTGCGGCGAAGCGCGCGTGTGCTTGAGTGTGGAGCGTGAGGACATGATCCGCGTGCGGCTCGCGCCGCGCGGGCGATTTCGGCGGGATTTCTCCTGGGCCGTGCAGCCCGATGCGGTGACGCGGGTGCCCTTCGGCCTCGAGGAGCACGACGAACACCTCGAGATGGTGACGGATCAGCTTCGCGTGCGCATCGCGCGGCGGCCCTGTCGCATTTCGTTCCATACGAACGAAGGCGACCTCATCGCGGCCGACGACGCCAGCAAGGGCATGGCGTGGGACGGGCCGGAGATTCGCTGCTGGAAGGCGTTGCATGGCGACGATCATTTCTTCGGCCTCGGCGAGAAAGGCCCGCCGCTCGACAAGCGCAACGGCGCGATCGTCAACTGGAACCACGACGCCGCCGAGCACGAGCCGTACACCGATCCGCTGTATCAGACGCATCCGTTTGTGATCGTGCTGTCGCGCGGGCAGGCGCACGGGCTGTTTTTCGACAACACGTACCGCACGTTTTTTGATCTCGGCAAGACGTCGCGCACGGCGTGGTCGTTCGGCGCGGACGGCGGGGAGCTGGATTATTACTTCATTCCCGGGCCGACGCCGTGCGAAGTCGTTCGGCGTTACGGTCGGCTGGTCGGCACGGCGCCGCTGCCGCCGATGTGGGCGCTGGGGTATCAGCAATGCCGCTGGAGCTACGAATCGGCCAAGCGCGTGCAGCGCATCGCGAAGGAGTTCCGCCTGCGGAAGATTCCGTGCGATACGATCTACCTCGACATCGATTACATGGACGGCTACCGCTGCTTCACGTGGGATCCGAAGCGTTTCGCCAATCCGTCGGCGTTGCTGGCCGGTCTGGCGCGACATGGGTACAAGACGGTTGTAATTATAGATCCGGGCATCAAGGCCGAGCGCGGCTATTCCGTCTTCGAGAGCGGCGCGGCGGGCGATCATTTCTGCCGCGACGCCGACGGGCACGTCTACGTCGGCAAAGTGTGGCCTGGCGAGAGCGTCTTTCCCGATTACACGCGCGAGGCGACGCGCCGGTGGTGGGGAGATTTATACAAAAGTCTAATCGCCGACGGCGTCACCGGCTTCTGGAACGACATGAACGAGCCGGCCGACTTCACCCATGGCGACGGCACGATCCCGCTCACGGTTCGCTTCGACAACGAAGGCGAGCCGACCGACCATCGCGAGGCGCACAACGTCTACGGCATGCAGATGGCCCGCGCTACCTTTGAGGGCATGCAGCGCCTGCGACGCGGCGAAAGGCCTTTCGTGCTGACGCGCGCGGGCTACGCCGGCGTGCAGCGCTACGCGGCCGTGTGGACCGGCGACAACGCTTCGACCTGGGATCACCTTCGGATGAGCATCCCGATGCTGCTGTCGATGAGTGTCTCGGGCGTGACGTTCTGCGGAGCCGATGTCGGCGGATTCCGGGCGTATCCCTCGCCAGAGCTGTACACCCGCTGGCTGCAACTGGGTATTTTTTATCCGCTTTGCCGCACGCACACGGCCGGCGGCGCCGAGCAGGACCCGTGGTCCTTTGGCAGGCGGCACGAGCGAATCAATCGCTCCGCCATCGAGTTGCGCTACGCCTTGCTGCCGTACCTGTATTCCGAAATGCAATACACGACCAAGTCCGGCGCGCCGCTGCTGCGGCCGGTGTTTCTCGACTATCCCGAGATGGTGGACGTGCACAAGATCGAACACGAGTTTCTCTTCGGGCGGCAGTTGTACGTCGCGCCGGTTGTGCACGAGGGGGCGAAAGAGCGGAAGTTCCGCCTGCCGCCGGGCGAGTGGTACGGCTTTGACGACGGCGCGCGGCGCACCGGCGACGCCGAGCACAAGATCGCCGTCGATCTCGAAACGATTCCGATGTTCGCTCGCGCCGGCGCGATCATTCCCATGCGCCGCCCGGTGCAGTTCGTCGATGACAAACCCCTGGCCGAGTTGATTCTTTCGGTCTTTCCCGGTCGCGGGCGTGGCTGCTTTTACAACGACGACGGTCGTACCTATGACTATCAGAAAGGCCGCTACCTGCTGGATGAATACGAGACCTTCAGCGAACAGGACGCGATGGTTCTGAAGCTTGTCCGGCGCACCGGCCGCGACGCGTTCGCGCCGAAGACGGTTCTGGTGAAGTTCAACGGCATGCTGAAACCGCCCGCGGCGGTGGAACTGACCGGCCGGGAGCTGCCGGAATGCAAGGACACGCGACGGTTCGAGCGCGCGGCCGACACGTGGCGGTACGACAAGAAATCGCGGGCGCTCTGGGTGCGCCTGAAGCGCTTCAACCCCGGCGACGCCTTGGCGGTGATCCGCAAGGTCTAA
- a CDS encoding methyltransferase domain-containing protein, with amino-acid sequence MSVFHTLDELLRADGVKHPAIVLIGPGAVTRLAAPFLSDGSRRAGPLRQLIADVARYADQVVRRVPFASLRSLEPVELQATLSMPFELTVVDRSARVLEAVARDLPGVRRLQMDIATQPITPAAIDASAAPLLAEVVIAFNVICRSSDPPRAMQHVIDVIRPGGYLLVDDRSAAACLLEHPFEHVAPKIHRRRG; translated from the coding sequence TTGTCAGTATTTCACACGCTGGATGAACTGCTCCGCGCCGACGGCGTGAAACACCCCGCGATCGTGCTCATCGGCCCCGGCGCGGTCACGCGCCTGGCCGCGCCCTTCTTGAGCGACGGCTCGCGACGAGCCGGGCCGCTGCGACAGCTCATCGCCGACGTGGCACGCTACGCCGACCAGGTCGTGCGACGCGTGCCGTTTGCATCGCTACGCTCGCTGGAGCCGGTCGAACTCCAAGCGACGCTGTCGATGCCGTTTGAATTGACCGTCGTGGATCGCTCGGCCCGCGTTCTGGAAGCCGTCGCACGCGACCTGCCCGGCGTCCGGCGCCTGCAAATGGACATCGCCACGCAACCGATCACGCCTGCGGCGATCGATGCATCCGCCGCGCCGTTGCTCGCCGAGGTTGTGATTGCTTTCAACGTGATCTGTCGATCAAGCGACCCGCCGCGTGCGATGCAACACGTGATCGATGTGATCCGCCCGGGCGGCTACCTCCTGGTCGATGATCGCTCCGCGGCGGCGTGCCTGCTGGAGCATCCGTTCGAGCACGTCGCGCCGAAGATTCACCGCCGCCGCGGTTGA
- the holA gene encoding DNA polymerase III subunit delta codes for MATRKSTPPPIATEATKGPLPVYVIFGSDSFLRLEALQRILRDLLGDQPDSMALAEYEGPTTTITTVLDELRTPSLLAPQRVVLVRDADDLLKSDPEAEITNRELLEKYLGAPTPTGVLILVCRTWQRTTRLYKLVEKIGRNIPCDPPKPQDVPAWIVARAKSTYGVSLDYAASRRLAELVGARLGILDMELAKLASFVAPRTAITQADVEQMVGATREEVIFRITDAITRGDAPAALAIWDQVLATDRSAPYRAVGGLAYAFRRLAEAKHLVEQGVTAREAARRLRIWSDYGLEQQLARFPLAQWYDHLLKLLKIDLDAKTGLGDVRTNVEKLVIGLSRPARPAARV; via the coding sequence GTGGCCACGCGAAAATCCACTCCCCCACCCATCGCCACCGAGGCGACGAAAGGCCCGCTGCCGGTATACGTCATCTTTGGGTCGGATTCGTTCCTGCGGCTTGAAGCCTTGCAGCGCATCCTGCGCGACCTGCTCGGCGACCAGCCTGACTCGATGGCGCTGGCGGAGTATGAAGGCCCCACGACGACCATCACCACGGTGCTGGATGAACTTCGCACGCCGTCGCTGCTCGCGCCGCAACGCGTCGTCCTCGTGCGCGACGCGGACGATCTGCTCAAGAGCGACCCCGAAGCGGAGATCACCAACCGCGAATTGCTGGAAAAGTACCTCGGCGCGCCGACCCCCACCGGTGTGCTGATTCTCGTCTGCCGAACCTGGCAGCGAACCACTCGTCTCTACAAGCTGGTCGAGAAAATCGGCCGCAACATTCCCTGCGACCCGCCCAAGCCGCAGGATGTCCCCGCGTGGATTGTCGCACGGGCCAAATCCACTTACGGCGTCTCGCTCGACTACGCCGCCTCACGCCGGCTCGCCGAGCTGGTCGGTGCGCGCCTGGGCATTCTCGACATGGAGCTGGCCAAGTTGGCGTCATTTGTCGCGCCGCGCACGGCGATCACCCAAGCGGACGTTGAGCAAATGGTCGGCGCGACCCGAGAAGAAGTCATCTTCCGAATCACCGACGCGATCACGCGCGGCGACGCCCCGGCGGCCCTCGCCATCTGGGATCAGGTGCTCGCCACCGACCGCAGCGCGCCCTACCGGGCGGTCGGCGGGCTGGCCTATGCCTTTCGTCGCCTGGCCGAAGCCAAGCACCTCGTGGAACAGGGCGTCACCGCGAGGGAAGCGGCTCGGCGGCTGCGAATCTGGAGCGATTACGGCCTCGAACAGCAGTTGGCCCGATTTCCCCTCGCCCAATGGTACGATCATCTGTTAAAGTTGCTGAAAATCGACCTCGACGCCAAGACCGGTCTTGGCGACGTGAGAACGAACGTAGAGAAACTGGTCATCGGTTTGAGCCGGCCTGCCCGGCCCGCCGCGCGAGTCTGA
- a CDS encoding tetratricopeptide repeat protein: MHMVIARFVILAIFIRSLGGTLANATPLPNRPETFESPEAPLVEQTDGDGEKATSETKPNAAPTPPIVKSRTVRVGFQTMDGQEAPTSAELWFTTDHGRTWTKAHDATLDTGAVRCALPGDGEYGLFLVLHNEAGPSSDAPRPGIAPQTFIRVDATSPEVQLLSLTADPDFSVNREVHLRWRAADAAMADRPVAIDWRTETSKTYRRIAEGLPDISAYRWTVPGDVSGRVEIRLTARDRAGNVGQYISDRLLITADGARVRGADDAAADSDMVDSLSADGTERGASESQRMKAGPRRSEPLTPAGEPDAGATRVDVKTSRDAKKRFDLGTYHRLRGEYDLAVVRLREALKLDPNLLDAWHDLGGILILQGRLEDAERAFKTALAKSPQHVPSLRGLALVQARRGDYNSARRTLDAVLAAAPDDVEGLLAAGDVALFSGDRDAAREAWTRAATHAASDPDARRRAEKRLELYPPRPAVAAP, from the coding sequence ATGCACATGGTGATTGCCCGGTTTGTCATTCTCGCGATTTTCATCCGGTCGCTAGGTGGAACGCTCGCAAACGCAACCCCCCTTCCCAATCGCCCGGAAACCTTCGAGTCGCCCGAAGCTCCGCTGGTCGAGCAAACCGATGGTGACGGCGAGAAGGCAACGTCGGAGACCAAGCCCAACGCCGCACCCACGCCGCCGATCGTCAAATCACGAACCGTTCGCGTCGGCTTTCAGACAATGGATGGTCAAGAGGCCCCCACCTCCGCCGAGTTGTGGTTCACCACGGATCACGGTCGCACCTGGACCAAGGCCCACGATGCGACGCTCGATACCGGTGCGGTTCGCTGCGCGCTCCCCGGCGACGGTGAATACGGATTGTTCCTCGTATTGCACAACGAAGCGGGTCCGTCCTCGGACGCCCCCCGGCCGGGCATCGCGCCGCAAACCTTTATTCGCGTCGATGCCACGTCGCCGGAGGTGCAACTCTTGAGCCTCACGGCCGACCCGGATTTCTCGGTGAATCGAGAAGTGCATCTTCGCTGGCGCGCAGCCGACGCGGCGATGGCCGACCGCCCCGTCGCCATCGACTGGCGGACCGAGACCTCAAAGACCTACCGCCGAATTGCCGAGGGGCTGCCCGATATCAGCGCGTACCGCTGGACCGTGCCCGGCGACGTGAGCGGCCGAGTGGAGATTCGCCTGACCGCGCGCGACCGCGCGGGGAATGTCGGTCAGTACATCTCCGACCGGCTTCTGATTACGGCCGATGGCGCGCGGGTCCGCGGCGCGGACGATGCAGCGGCCGATTCGGATATGGTGGATTCGCTCTCTGCCGATGGAACCGAACGCGGCGCGAGCGAGTCGCAGCGCATGAAAGCCGGTCCTCGCAGATCGGAGCCTCTCACTCCTGCCGGCGAGCCGGATGCCGGCGCGACGCGGGTCGATGTGAAGACCAGCCGCGACGCGAAAAAGCGATTCGATCTGGGAACGTACCATCGGCTTCGCGGGGAATACGATCTCGCGGTCGTGCGGCTGCGCGAAGCGCTGAAACTCGACCCGAACCTGCTCGACGCCTGGCACGATCTGGGCGGGATTCTCATTCTCCAAGGTCGGCTGGAGGACGCCGAGCGCGCCTTCAAGACTGCGCTGGCCAAGTCGCCGCAACACGTGCCGTCGCTCCGCGGGCTGGCCCTTGTTCAAGCGCGGCGAGGCGATTACAACTCTGCTCGTCGGACGCTTGACGCGGTACTCGCAGCCGCCCCCGACGACGTGGAGGGGCTGCTTGCCGCTGGCGACGTCGCCCTGTTTAGCGGCGACCGCGACGCGGCTCGCGAAGCGTGGACCCGCGCGGCGACCCATGCCGCGTCCGACCCCGACGCACGCCGGCGAGCCGAAAAGCGGCTGGAGTTGTATCCGCCGCGCCCGGCCGTTGCCGCACCCTGA
- a CDS encoding SDR family oxidoreductase produces MAVSLELTQPSLAGRTVLVTGAGRGIGRAIARRLAAAGASVACVSRSADQIQQTRDLVTQQGGRALALVGDVSNDADVQRIAEEARATFGPIDVLINNAGFAYLSTLADLQPEAFEHLLSANVRSVYLCTRAAWPDLVRRRGAVVSISSMASFDPFPGLAAYGATKSFVNLYTRGLAVEGAPHGVRAYAVAPGAVETEMLRGAFPEYPAEQTLAPDDVAALVETLLSPACRYISGQTIPINKP; encoded by the coding sequence ATGGCCGTGTCACTTGAATTGACCCAACCATCGCTGGCGGGGCGCACGGTCCTGGTCACCGGCGCCGGGCGCGGCATCGGCCGGGCCATCGCGCGGCGGCTTGCGGCAGCCGGGGCGAGCGTGGCATGTGTCTCGCGCAGCGCCGATCAAATTCAGCAGACGCGCGACTTGGTGACGCAACAGGGCGGCCGAGCGCTGGCGCTGGTGGGCGACGTGTCGAACGACGCCGACGTGCAGCGGATCGCGGAGGAAGCGCGTGCGACGTTTGGGCCGATCGACGTGCTCATCAACAACGCGGGGTTCGCGTACTTAAGTACGCTGGCGGACTTGCAACCGGAGGCGTTTGAACACCTGCTGTCGGCCAACGTTCGCTCGGTTTATCTGTGTACGCGGGCGGCCTGGCCTGATCTCGTGCGGCGGCGCGGCGCGGTGGTGAGCATTTCGTCGATGGCGTCGTTCGATCCGTTCCCGGGGCTGGCGGCGTACGGCGCAACGAAGTCTTTTGTCAACTTATACACCCGTGGCCTGGCGGTCGAGGGCGCGCCGCACGGTGTGCGGGCCTACGCCGTCGCGCCCGGGGCCGTCGAAACCGAGATGTTGCGCGGCGCGTTTCCGGAATACCCCGCCGAACAAACCCTCGCTCCCGACGACGTGGCGGCACTGGTGGAGACGCTGCTCTCACCGGCCTGCCGATACATCAGCGGGCAGACGATTCCGATCAATAAACCGTGA
- a CDS encoding DinB family protein has translation MNVAELLANRLHLARQWTLSLLGDLPESSWYDCPIPDFGHVAWQVAHLAVSQIGLVHVRCFGKSFTDFAPEPYLKLFGRASRPTNGPAGYPSLGEIKTFFHKTQDSTLQLIRSMDDAMLSRPTAGDPHPMFSDCAGAAAMAGAHETFHGGQIAMIRRMRGLAPLR, from the coding sequence ATGAACGTCGCCGAGTTGTTGGCCAATCGACTGCACCTCGCCCGCCAGTGGACGCTTAGCCTGCTCGGCGACCTTCCGGAATCGTCGTGGTATGACTGCCCGATCCCGGATTTCGGCCATGTCGCGTGGCAGGTGGCGCACCTCGCCGTGTCGCAGATCGGGCTGGTCCACGTGCGCTGCTTCGGCAAGTCATTCACCGACTTCGCGCCGGAGCCGTATCTGAAGCTGTTCGGGCGCGCGTCGAGGCCCACCAACGGCCCGGCGGGTTATCCCTCGCTCGGCGAGATCAAGACGTTTTTCCACAAGACGCAGGACAGCACCCTGCAACTCATCCGCTCGATGGATGACGCCATGCTGTCACGCCCGACAGCCGGCGACCCGCACCCGATGTTCAGCGACTGCGCCGGGGCCGCGGCGATGGCCGGCGCGCATGAGACGTTTCACGGGGGGCAGATCGCGATGATCCGGCGGATGCGCGGACTGGCACCGCTGCGGTAG